The Pagrus major chromosome 5, Pma_NU_1.0 genomic sequence tttttttctgttcagacTTCCTAAAAATCAGGATACAATCTGGATCTCCCAAAAAATGGATTTGCACTGGTGGTCTGAACATTACCTAACGGAGCGTTCGTGTGGCATCTTTCAACTGGGAAAATTCACAACAACTTGAGAAGTCAGAGAAAATTTTGGTTCATGAGTCGCTGACGATGGCAAACATTGGGTTGATGACAACTTGCATATCATTGCAGCTGATCATTGTGACATAACAATTAGATTTGATTGAGGCCCGAACCAAGATCATATTTCCTAGATGAAGGCGTTGCAGTGTGGATGTGGTGTAACGCGTCTTAAATAAAGCCGCTGATGTTGTGAcgttgtgtgtctgcaggcggTGGAGAATCCGTCCTGTGCTGAGATCAGAGACGTCCTGACGGCTGCCGGCCTCAACGTCTACGTGGAggtaaatgaaacagaaaatcacCGATATCACACACACTTCACCAGAGgttaaaatgacatcactgtgacatcattgCAGAACAAGATGCACCCCAGGGAGTGGAACAGAGACGTCCAGTTCAGAGGTCGAGTCAGAGTCCAGGTGAAGCAGGCTGACGGCAGCTTGTGTCAGGACAAATTCACCTCCCGTAAGTCACACACTCAGAAAACACTGAGGTTTGTTTGTGACGTCAACAATCATCTTGTGTCTGCGTCTGTGCCGCCGAGTCTGATTCCTGACAGGGTTCATCCTGCTAACACGAGGCTGAAGACTGAACGTGACCCTGTTTTTATCCCCTCAGGTAAAGACGTGATGTTTTACGTAGCAGAGATGATCCCCAAACTGAAGACTCGCACTCAGAAGAGCGGAGGAGCTGACACCAGCTCTCagcagggggagggagggaagaagagcaagaagaagaagaagtagacacaaagaaaaaccatctgttttttattttatttctttttaaattaagtgtGAGGTCAGAGATGAGTGTCAGGCTGAGTCAAGcctcaactgttttttttttttttttttaaggattcaTTGTCACTGTGACCTCAGACACTCGTTCAGCTGCAGGCCtccaaaataaaatctgtttcctTTAAACGACCTCACTGAACGTTTCTCTGCTCACAGCtcgtcacagcagcagcagagacaggagctcatttcacttttatttcatgtttcagAGCTGAAGGAGAAAAGATGTCTCCTCATTCTGTTCACTTCTGTGTCGCTTTCAATAAAGATtcattttctcacctttttgttggtttgatttGAAGGAAGAACACGTCAGAGGAACAGGTGGTCAGGAGCGTGTTGGAGCAAATGTCTGTgggttcagtttgtttttacattaaattaacAGATCTGGATCTGTTAATTTAATGTTGTTGTAACTTCGCAGAAAGTCGACCTGATTGTTCTGTAAAAACAACTGGATGTGATGAAGTTACCTGAACATTCGCCCGACAGGTGACAGGGACCAAGTGTTCACCTCCAGAGACTCACTTAAGTCTCATAttaagacaaatattttttgttttacaagtttgcaaaaaaaatgaatctaAACCAGGTTCAAACTTCGTGTTTCATGTTGATGACATGCTAgtcaaaggtttttacagagggcATTTTTGATACATCTCCctttataaaaatgtcaaaagccAATTTTCTCCAAAATGTTGTTAAATCCGGCTGTGAATGAGATGTTATATACTTGTTATATACTTCTATTCCACTCTTTCATTTGTTAATGTTCATACACATACtttaataaagtgtgtgtgaacttgtagttaaatatttgttttatttttccaactatttatatcttttaaacttgaaatatacTTTCAGCTGAACTTTAGGTCGACCTGAAGTTAACTGCGTTGATATGACGCTGAGGAGGACTAACGcttgttttcttctcaaacTAATATTGTGCTGATGTCAAAATATAAGAAGGTAATAACTCACATCACAGTTTAAAACCACAAacagtatgaacacacacacacacacacacacctgtttaaaggggcaaactcagaattttaatatttacaatattaatgaggtaataatacaaaatctTTTCCTAaagtgaataaacgagctgttctcagaggagaataaggtcccagaacactgttggaagctagaaaggtggcagggtccgccacatataaagaaagtaaaacggtatgaacTGTTTTGACCTTTacggtcagtttgtttgttcagtcatgaaaacaaacagtttgattATTTCAACTATAGAATGCTCCTTTAAGACCAGAATACTTCATTACACTCTTCTtacaaatattatatatattaatataagaAGTACAAGACAAAATACTTTGACCTTCTGTCAGTAAACATGatgttgtgtgtctgacatAAATAACAAGTTAACTAAAGTAATTCtgtcttattttatgttttaaagaagTGAAGACAGTTTAGCTCATCAGGCTGCAGAGACTAACCCGGATGTGGCGTCATAACAACGGTTACTAAGCAACGGTGTTTGTGCATCGTGGCTGACTGAGCAGCTGACCCGGACTATAACAACCTAACCTGGTTTATTTAAACTTATTACATGATGATGGCGGGCGGTGCGGCGGACCCGAGCCGGGCTCCGGTGGCCTTCGGCCGGCGCGCGGTCCCGCAGCTGTtcgaggagctgcagcagccgCAGGCGGAGCGGCGGCTCCGGGCGCTGCGCTCCCTGTGCGACCTGATGCACGACCCGGAGCGGCTGCACCAGACCGTCCGAGGGGGTAACTCACATCCACACAGCCCGCAGGACCAGTAACACCTGTGTaacaacacatcatcatcataaagaCAGACTGACACTCACCTGACAAACTAACATACTCACACAAACAGATCAAGAGCTTATACAACTCATAATTCAGTCTATAGACTCGATAATCTAATGTATTACAGAGATAGTATGGAGGATAATATCTGCCAGTTACAGAACAATTATATGAAACtaatcttgattaaaaaaataattaaaatccCATGTTTAGTCATAATTATAGGTTAGAAAGTCACAATCATGTcataaaaagtcattattatgagatataaatcataattatggGATAGAAAATTAAAACTCTGAGATAAAATCTTAATTATTGGACAAAAACTTGATTACGAGAAAAAACTTCATGAGATTTAAAGTCGAATGTATCAGATGAAAATTCATAATTATGAGTTAAGATCagaattgtgtgtttttaagtcaAACTTCTGATTAAcgtgggctttttttttttatcatggcTTCATTTTCATAATCTTAAAATGAGCTCCAGCAACTACAGCAGCAACATCCTGCTTTACATTAATGACTTTACATCTGATGACTCTTTACTTTAATAAGATGTTTTGTGGCATCTTAATCTAAGTCGTCCTCTCTGTTTCTGAAGGACTTTTATGTTCGTACACAGAAACTCCTTCAAACAGTAACAAGCTGATTTTTCcagtatttaaaaatatgtgaGAAAATCATGTTTCATCATAAACAACAGGGAGAGAAATGAAATCagctctctctgctcctgcttCGTCTTCTGCAGGTTTTCTGGAGCAGCTGAAGGTTTTGTTGAAGGATGAAGATGCTTCAGTCAGAAGAGAAACCTGCGAGCTGCTTCTCCTGCTGAGCAGGAAATACACTGCCAGGTAAAGACACACCTGTACAGTACACACCTGTACTGTCAGCTGtcaccagcagggggcggtATGACACAGCAGAGGAGTCCAGGTAAACTGctcatgtaaataaacagacacaagtgaagtcaggctcagtcatcatctcctcctgatgatataaagtcaggctcagccatcatctcctcctgatgatataaagtcaggctcagccatcatctcctcctgatgatataaagtcaggctcagtcatcatctcctcctgatgtagggtgtaaataaagtttgttgaaACTCATTTGGGTTCAtgtctgtgtctcctcctgcagtgaggccctgctctcctcctccctcctccctcctctgtctcagcTGCTGGACGACTCCTCGTACTCCTGCAGGAGGAGCGTCCACCGAGTGGTGAACCAGCTCAGTGTGTGGATCTCAGGTACTCACATCTCACcggatttgttttatttctctgtcttGATTCAGTTTGGTGACAACTAGACGATGTCTTCTGATTTAGATAAATAACTGCAATTTAAGATTTCCATCAAGTAAAGTCCTCGATTCATAATCAATGCATTGATGCAGCAGTCAGATGTTTTCACTGAGCTTCACTCCTGACAGTTTGGGTCTCGCATTCAGATTAAAAAACGTTTCTTCAGATGATCTGAAGCAGTTTCTGTGGAGGTCAGACTGACAGTGAGCTGCAAAGCTGTGTGAGCACAGATGCAGTGAGAACAGCAGGTCAAAGCCTGTCCTGGGATTAATCCCTGTGCGTCGTCCTGCAGGTGCCAACGCTCTCCTGTCTCTTGTTCCTAAACTGATGCTGAAGctcaaagaggaggaggacgaggaggtgctggtgctgctcctctccaccatcagctgctgctccagaggGGACGCCCTGCCGGCTCTGGCCTCTGACGGAGTCTCGCTGCTGGGACAAAAACTCTCCCATCTGTCCCCGAACATCCGCAGGGAGGCGGCTGCAGCCATGATGACCCTCAGGTTAAACAGCCTCTCTGCTTTACTCCACATCACGCTCACACTTCAACCTCTGTAGGCTCTGACATGGAAACTCAAGAAATCTATGtttgtagaacatttgctgaatttacaagaaggcccagaTAATGAAGAATTTatcagagacagcgtttcacaaagtttataaagtttttcaactcaacaactcaaTCTAACGATTTGTAAAGGGAGTCCGGTGACTTTCCCCAAGAAGTAGCCTGGTTAccgtttactgtatttgtaaaatgtgacatgtttagcgtcaataaaatgataaataaatagaataaataatagTGTAATTGTTGAAAGTCTTTCACCTAAAGTTGAACAAACCTGaatcatgtgtgaaaacatgaaataatgtttGTAGTTGTGGGAAATGTGTCTTTTGGTCGATGGTGTCATGCTGCGGGATGTTTAGTTAAAAGCTCCAGTTAATCTCACGCAGTTATACAGGCCTctggtttcagtgtgtgtttgtttgtttgtttgtttgtttgtttgtttgttgtgatcGCTCTCTGCTGGTTTCAGTGTGTCTGAGGACGGGAGGCAGCAGATTTGTGAGCAGTCGTTACTTCCTGTCCTGGTCGATCTGCTGCGAGAAGACAACATAGAGCTTCAGATCAACGCTGCAGGAGTCATCATGTACGTTGTGGTCATCACACCAGGTACgaacacacacctgtctgtctgtgcagctgAAGTTTCTGCTTTCAAACTGTCAGTGAAGTGGACACTCAGAGACAGCCGAACTGAAAGttatggaaaaatgtttttcctcaacatttcctgttttttctggAAATGAACGATCTTCTTGAGGCGAGACAAACATCTCTGGACCAGGTTTCCTGCAGAACAGCTGGAGCAGATGTGTGAGTCTCACTGAATGTCCTCCTGCAGGGAAGCAGCAGTGTCTGGACCTGGACGTCATCCCCGTCCTCCTCGACCTGGTGTCGAAGAAGATAGCGGAGGGGGATCGCAGGAGGGTCCTCGTCATGTACTCCCTGCGGGCTCTGACCGCCCTGGCCGAAACTCCAGACGGCCGCCGCCTCCTGCTGGAGCAGCTCCCCCTGCTGATGGAGAGGAGCGGGGCTGAAGAGGAGAACGAGAACATCCGATTGGCCGCTCAGACGGCCGTCAGGGTCATCACCTGGACTCCctgatgacctctgacctccagaaCAGACCAGCTGAGTTAGAAACAGAACGAAAACTATAAATGCATCAACTACGTTCAACAAGTTCAAATTTGTGTTTATTAGAGAAACATGTCAGCGACTGTTGGACTGAAGTCTGTAATACTGAAcatgatataatgataatacaTCATAAATGATCTGTttcttatatattatattaataatctCAACATGCAgattaactaaagttatcagataatTATCATGGCGTAAAACAACTTCCTCAAAGTGAAGTTGATATATATACATGAACCTGACAGCTACACACTGTTGAACCTTCTCTTCCAATACAATATACACACAGATCACCACAATACTCAGAACTGAATCCAGCTGAGGAGGACGCAGTGACACCTGGGGGCTTCAGTTAGCAACATGCTATATTCAGTCTAATATcgatgcacacaaacaaagataAGTGGAAACTAATATCAGTCAAACAGGATGATAGTCAGCATATTAGCACGGCATGGGACCGATTAAGGCACGTTCCCTggtaagtaaataaataaataagaaggctgtttttatttatacataatTGTTTAATTAATGATATGACAGATATTATAAAGTCTCACTCAAAGACCCAGAAGAAGATACCGAGGACAGGACCTCAGTGGCCTCGGTGGCAGGTCCGGCCCGTCTCCACTGGGTGTTTGTTGTACAGTTGACACGGAGCAGGTCGACGTCTCCTCCTGAACACAGCTGAGTGGAGCTGAATAGAGTTTCCTCTGACCTGCTGCTCTGAATGCAGCTGCTCTTCACTCACATTAAGGCCATCAGCTCATCAGAACCGTGAGTGAAGCTCCTTTATTTCACACCAACAACACTGAGCCGAGCGACCGCCTGAAGCTGCTGCCGCTGACGTGACGAGGAGGCTGAGAAATCACCTCCGACATCACGACACGACGCAGAGGAGCATCGGGCTGATATCAGCTGAGATGTTCTCCtctaaaaatacagaaagtTGTTGAatgttaaagctgcagtatCTAAAAATTGGCGTCTTGTCGACTCAGAAAAACCACGACTGCTGCCTACTGTAGCCACCGTTAGCTAGGTAGCTCAGTTAGTggtgcagctagcggtccagactgaCAGCTCTGAGCACCGGGAAactgttggtgttttgttttgtttttttcatgttttcaactaaaattcttccATAATTCACCATTAAGTTTGTTCTGAACACCAGCAGACGCACAATACGTTTGTTTAAACAAGAAAGAGTCAAAATGATGATTTAAATCAGGAAGAgattaaaaaacatcacagattttctttaaaatcatCAGTTTTCTGATCGATTTCTGCTGAATTCACTTCACATTAATAATCCTGATCACTGAAGAACAAAACTGAAAGTTGACAtacaagaaaaaatattacagaaatattaaagTCTGAAGTGTCGAGGGAGTAAAAGTACCTTaaagtcatactcgagtaaaagtaaagatgtgatgttgaaatattactttggtaacaGTGAAAGTCAGCCATGTGaatgtaaagtaactagtaaccaaAGATATCAGTACTCGAGTAAACGTCTTAAAGTATGTggtattaaatgtacttaactaCAAGTAAAGGGACACATATAAACTGTATACGATCAGTAatcattttctgattatcagaatcagtcaATAacataaattgatttaaaatggcTCTGATGCAGGATGTAAtctaaagtaactagtaactaaaggtatcagataaatgtagtggagtaaaaagtacaatagttGTGGAGTTGAGGTGTAAAGTAGTACAagtgtactcaagtacagtctttgagtaaatgtactcagttacatccCTGCTCACTACAGTTTGGGTCACCAGAGGTCCGGTTCTGTTGGAGTTACTCAACTAAATCTACTCAAGTATTGTatttgagtacatttttaagATACTTGTATTTTATACTTCAAGGTAAATATTGTGctcttttactccactacatttatctgacagctgcagttacaCTGAAGATTTGGATTTTACACATCTATAATTAACAAACCATGTAATtaggtacagtacttgagtaaatgtacttagttacattccatcagtgctTATTAATTGACGATGCAGgaatttcacacacacacacacgcacacaccatgTTGCACCGTCATGTTTAACCCCCCCACACGGCCGCAAATGGACTggtccagagagagagagagagagagagagagagagggagagagagagagggagagagagagggagagagagggagagagggagagagagagagagagagggagagagagggagagagagagagagagagagagggagagagagagagaggcacacTGCcgctatcacacacacacacacacacacagacacacacacacacacacacaccgggaCTATATTTGGGGCTGAGCGCAGTGAGGACAGTTGATGACGGAGCTGCTGGATGTTTCTGACACACACCGGCACCAACACGCAGGTAAGAGCCGCCTTCCGCCGCCCTGCTGCGGGTTTCTGCTGCTGAGTGGCCGCTAACAGCCCTCAGCTGTAAAAACACTGTGACTGTGAGATTATAGGAATATTACAGCCTGATCAGGTTTATATCAGCCTGCGTGTCCCGATCTGTTCATACGTGTGTGTTAAATATCACACACgtcatattaaatattatattatatta encodes the following:
- the srp19 gene encoding signal recognition particle 19 kDa protein encodes the protein MAHLTQNPADKERFICVYPVYINSKKTLAEGRRIPSEKAVENPSCAEIRDVLTAAGLNVYVENKMHPREWNRDVQFRGRVRVQVKQADGSLCQDKFTSRKDVMFYVAEMIPKLKTRTQKSGGADTSSQQGEGGKKSKKKKK
- the rsph14 gene encoding radial spoke head 14 homolog, with translation MAGGAADPSRAPVAFGRRAVPQLFEELQQPQAERRLRALRSLCDLMHDPERLHQTVRGGFLEQLKVLLKDEDASVRRETCELLLLLSRKYTASEALLSSSLLPPLSQLLDDSSYSCRRSVHRVVNQLSVWISGANALLSLVPKLMLKLKEEEDEEVLVLLLSTISCCSRGDALPALASDGVSLLGQKLSHLSPNIRREAAAAMMTLSVSEDGRQQICEQSLLPVLVDLLREDNIELQINAAGVIMYVVVITPGKQQCLDLDVIPVLLDLVSKKIAEGDRRRVLVMYSLRALTALAETPDGRRLLLEQLPLLMERSGAEEENENIRLAAQTAVRVITWTP